The Nocardia sp. BMG51109 nucleotide sequence ACCGCGAAAAGAAGGTGAAGCCGGACCACGCCGAACTGTTCGACAGCCTGTTGGGTCGTGCCGAGACGGTACGGGTGATGGACTTCGAAGACACCGGTCCCGACGCTTACGAGGCAGCCAATGAGGTTGTCCTCGGTTCCTGTGACCGGCTGATAGCGGTGTGGGACGGCCGGGCGGGCGAGCGGAGCGGCACCGGCAGCGTGGTTGCGGCAGCACGCGAAAGAGCACTGCCCGTCGACGTGATCTGGCCCGACGGCGCCCAGCGCGACTGAGCTATCGGTTCGCGACTGAGCTATCGGCTGTCGGTCCGTGGTCGGCCGTGACCGACAGCCGATCTCCGTCAGGACTTCTTCTTGCGACCCGAACGGCTGAGCCGCCACTCGGGCGGAAAGTTCATGTCGTTGTCCTTGACCACGTTGTTGAGTCCCTGTCCGAATGTGCCCTCGGTCAGATCGGGATAGTTGTCGCGGTCGTTGGTCATCATCGGCAGCATGCTCTCCACGAATCCCGTGAGCACGCTGCCGAAGTATTCACCCTTGTGCTGCTTGTACAGCTCGAGGAACGTCTTCTGCACGGCCACCGTGTCGGTGGGCCGGGATCTGGAGCAGGCCAGCGCGTATTTGAGCGTTTCCGCCTCGAGGTCCTCGCGCGGCACGACGCTGTTGAGGAACCCGCACTCGTCCATCTCCTCGGCGGTGAACGGCCTTCCCGTGAACAACATTTCGGAGAACTTGCGCAGGCCCATCGTCTCGGCCCACCACCACAGCCGCGGCCCCCAGCCGACGTAGCGGAATGCGGGATGGCCGAACAGGGCGTCGTCGCTGGACACCACCAGGTCGGCGTCGCCGGCCTGATAGAAATGCCAGCCGTAGCAGTACCCCTTCGCCTCGATGATGCTGACCTTCTTCAACTCCTGCAGCGGCCGGTTCCCGGCGGACGCCTTGGCGTAGTGGTCGGTGAGGGTGGCCAGGTAGCGGTAGGAGTCGCCGGGTGGGTACCTGACGTTGTCGTCGTTGATCGAGACCTCGTGCAGCAGCGGCATTCCCGGGTTCTCCAGCATATCGCGCTGTTCCGGCAGATCGCCGCCGCTGCCGAAGTGCTCGCCCTCGCCTCGGATGACCACGACCTTGACGTCGTCGTCGGCATTGCATTTGTGGATCAGGTCGGCATAGTTCTGCCGCATCCCCAGATTGGTCGAGTTGAGCTCGTCGGGCCGGTCGAAGGTGATGTAGGCGATCCGGTTCTCGACATCCTTCTCGAATTTGATGAACGGTTCCGCGTCTTTCTTCATCTGTTCGAAGTCGCGCTCGACCATGGTTCTCGGCTCCCGTCGCGATTGCCTGGAATGGACACCATCCGACAGTCTGTCAGCGCGGGTCGCGTTCCGGGCGGTTTGTACTCTTCGCTTAAAACGGGCGGCCGCGGGCGTCAGGGAAGATGCAGCGGCGGGGACGGCGGAAAGGCCACCGGAAGTTCGACGAGCGTCCGGTGCAGCGGGCCCGGCCGCCAGGTCAGCTTCTCGGCCGGAACCGCGAGCTCCACCTCGGGCAGGGCGTCGAGCAGCTGGTCGACCGCGCTCTGCGCGATCAGGTACGCCAGCGGCTTGGCGGGGCAGCCGTGCGCTCCGGCACCCCACGCCAGGTGCGCGCGGTTGCCGGTGTGGTCGCCGGTGCCGATCGCGGGATCGTCGTTGCAGCCGGCCAGGCTGATCACCACCGGCTGGTGCGCGGGCAGCCAGGTGTCCTCGAGCATGACCGGATGCCGCGGGTAGGTGACGCTGGCGTTGGGCAGCGGCGGATCCTCGAACAGGACCTGGTCCAGCGCGTCCCTGGTCGACAGGGAACCGCCGACGACGCCGGCACCGAACCTGTCGTCGGTCAGGATCAGCCGCAGGGCGTTGATGACCAAGCCCTGGAGCGGGCCCATTCCCACGCCGTAGAGCGCGATCACCTGATGGACCATCTCGAACTCGTCGAACTGCGCGGGATGGCGCAGCAGTCGCGTCGTGACGTCGTCGCCGGGTTCGGCGTGCTTGAGGCGGACCAGCTCGAGCACGGCCTCGCCGAACCTCCGATTGCCCTCCTCGGCATCCACGCCGTCGAAGATCGCGGCCGTCGCCGCGGCCGCCTTCTCGCTGATTCCGGGCGGGCAGCCCAGCATCGCGTTGACGATCTCGAAGGCGAGCGGCGCGGCGTACTGCGCGACCAGATCGGCCGAACCGGCCGAGCAGAACGAATTGATCAGCGACATGGCCGCCCGCTCCACGATGCCGTACAGCCCGTGCAGATTCACGCCGTCCAGGGCCGCGGTGGTAGCGCCGCGGTAACGCGCGTGATCGGCACCGGCGCTGCGAGGCGCGGCGGGCCGCCACTGCAACACCGGCAGGACCGGGCAGTCCGACGGCACGTTCTGCATCCAGGCGCGCGGATCGGCCGGGAAGCGGTCCGGGTCGTTGAGGATCTGCAGCGCTGTGCGGTAACCCACGACCAGCGTCGCCGGAACGCCCGGCGCCAGCTCGACGGGCACCAAAGACCCGTAACGATCACGCATTGCACGGTAGGCGCGGCGGGGGTCGGCGGCGAATTCGCCGGAGTACAGGCTCACGCGCGGTCCGGTGACGTGCGCGGGCGATGCCTCGGGGTGCGCGGGATCCGCGGGCGTGGACAAGTAGCGAACTCCAATATCGGACGGCAACTTTCACAGCGCGACCCCCGGGCCTCGCACCCGTCGGCCGACAGTAGCTCCACCATAGCTCCGCGGCGCGCGGGCGTCGTTTCACGGCGCTCGACGAGGTGTCGCCCGATGCCATACTGTCGAGCCCGGTCAGCAGCATGATCATGTCGGGGTAGTGCGGCGATGGAGAGGGCACATGGGCAAACTGGACGGTAGAGTTGCGTTCATCACAGGCGCGGGGCGAGGCCAGGGACGCAGCCACGCAGTACGTTTCGCTCGCGAAGGCGCCGACATCATCGCGGTCGACACGACCGAGACGGTGGACAGCGTCCCGTACCCGCTCGCCGACGCCGAGGATCTCGCCGAGACGGCGCGGCTGGTCGAGGCCACCGGGCAGCGAACCATCGCCCGCGAGGCCGATATTCGCGACTACGACGCCCTGGCGGCCGCGGTCGCGGAAGGCGTGGGCGCCCTCGGCCGGCTCGACATCGTCGTCGCCAACGCGGGCATCTCCAGCCCGGCCCCGACACTCGAAATGAGCGAAGACACCTGGCAGGACATGATCGACATCAACCTGACCGGTACCTGGAAAACGCTGAAGGCCTCGGTGCCGCACATCATCGACGGCGGCCGGGGCGGCTCCGTCGTCATCGCCAGTTCGCTGGCGGCCATGCGCGCCAACGAGAACATGGCCCACTATTCGGCCTCCAAAGCGGGCCTGGTCATGCTGATGAAGGTGATGGCCAAAGAGCTTGCCGCGCACAATATTCGGGTGAACACGGTGCATCCGACCACGGTGGCCACGGAGATGGTCCTCAACGAGGCCACGTACCGGCTGTTCCGCCCCGACCTGGAGAGCCCGGGACGGATGGATTTCGAGGAGGCGGCCCGGACGCTGAACCGCATGTCGGTCGCGGCGCTGGAGCCGGAGGACATCACCGCCACCGTCCTGCATCTCGTGTCCGACGATGCGAAATTCGTCACGGGCACAACGCAGTTGATCGACGCCGGCGGAGCGCTGTGAGTCAGCGGGCTCGCGTGAGTACCCGTTCGAGAAATGCCACCTGGTCGTCGAGCACTCGCGTGCGGTTGTCCGCCCGGTAGATGTCGAAATGCGCGAAGGGGTAGCTGCGCAGTTCGCCGTGCGGCGCCTTCCGGGCGAGTTCCACGGTGTCGGCGCCGACCGTCTCGCGGTCGTACTCGCCGATACACACCAGCAGCGGCATCCGCAGTTCGGGCGCACGGTCTCCGGGTTTGTAGCGCGCCATCTGCAGCAGCGCCCGCGGCGCCACCCGATTCTCCCAGGTCTCGCTCGCCATCGCCGCGATCGTGTCCTCGGCCCCCGGGCCGGTCATCACCGCCAGGTCGCCGGTCCGGCCCACGGCGGGGATGTACAACGGTGGCCGCCCGAGGGCACCGCGGAGCCGGTCGCGGAACATCGCCGCCAGTAGCCGCAGTGTGGCTGTCGCCGAGCGTCCCTCGGCCTTCTTCGGGAAGCCGTTGAAGGGCACCTGGGCGACGACCGCGGCGATTCGCGGATCCGCCGCGGCCGCCGACACGACATGCCCGCCGCCGAGCGAACTTCCCCACAGCACCATGCGATCGGGATCGACCCCCGGGTAGCTGCGGCCGAATTCCGTTGCCGCGCGGACATCTTCGAGCTGGCCCGGAATGTCGGGGACCTGCCGGGGATGTCCGTCGCTCTGCCCGAAGCCGCGGTAGTCGAAGGTCACCGCGAGGTACCCGGCCTCGGTGAATGCCGTTGCCGCGGCGATGATCGACGGGGTGTCCTGGGTACCGCCGAAGCCCGGGCAGATCACCACGCAGGCGCTGCCCGGGGCCGGGTGTTCCGGTGTGTAGACGTATCCCGTCAGGGCGGTGCCGGCGGAGGCGAACGTCACCCGGTCGGCCTGCATACTGTGCTCCCTCCACGTCCGTGACCACTTCCGGAGTCGTCCTGCCCGCCGGGCGCGAATCCCAGCATGCGCCCGATCAGCTCCAGCACCTGGTCATGGTGTTGCCGCAGACCGAGATCCGCGCGTTCGGCGTAGACCTCGTGCAGCCCGCGCAACGCTCCGATCAGCGCCGTCGCCGCGAACTCCGGGTCGCCGGAAGCGAACTCCCCGGCGGCGGCGCCCTCGGCGATCAACGCCGCCAACGCCGGGCGCACCTCGGCCACAACCTCCTCGGCGACCCTGCTGTGCAGGTCGTGGAAGCGGTCGCCGTGCAGCACGGACAGCACTCCCCCGCGCATGGGCACGTCGTAGGTGTCGTCCAGATACGCCAGCAGGCGGGCCCGGGGAGAAACCGAGAGGTCGCCGAGGAGGGCGAGGTAGCGCGTGCGGGCCTGCGCCGAGAGCGTCTCGGCGCAGGCGGCGAACACCTCGTCCTTGGACGAAAAGTGATGGTAGAAGCAGCCTTTGGCGACACCGAGGCGGCCGATGATATCCGCGACGCCGGTCTTCTCGTATCCCCGCGCCGCGAACAGCTCCGCCGCGGCGGCGACGATCTCGGACCGCCGGACCTCGGGCCTCTTGACCTGGCGCACCGGCAACACCTCCTTCCCGGAAGACTACAGACCGACGGTTGGTCTGTCGATATGGCTAATACATTTCCTCTCGGCATGCGGCAAGGCCGGCAATTCGAGGACTGTCCTGCCCGTCGACCCGGACGAACGGTCAGGAATCGAGAAGCGGTGGTCACCGGGCCATGGCTAACGTTTTCGCCACTGCCGCCCGCCCGGTGGATGACCTGGGTGCGGCTGTTCGACATCGGAGGAGAAAACATATGCGCGGGAACGAGTCTGTTCGGTCCGTACACCGCCGGCTGGGCATTGCCTTCGCGGCGACTGTGGTTGTCACCGTCATCACCCTGGCGGTGCGGGGGCCGGTCTGGGTGTCCTATCTGCCATTGCTACCGCTGGCCCTGCTGTTCTTCTCGGGTCTGTACATGTTCGTGCTGCCGTATGTGACCAGGCGACGCGACCGGACGGCCGGTAGGGGAACGGCCCGCACCGACATCGGGAAACACTCACTCGCCGTGTGGATCCGGCAGGCGCACCGGTGGTCGGCCGTGGCCTTCACCGCAACCGTCGTCGCCGCAACCGTCGCCCTCGCGCAGCCGGGGCCCCTGGTGTGGGTGTCCTACCTGCCGCTGTTCCCGCTACTCGGTCTCCTGCTCTCGGGCCTGTCCATGGTCGTGCTGTCGTATGCCGGGAAGCGCCGGGCGACCGGCGATCCGGCCGGCGCCTCGGCGGGCGAGGCGACCGAAAGTTCCTTCACCACAAGGTGAATACAACAGCGGAACTCCGGTACCTCGGGCGCACGGTCCATACGGCGCAAGCCGATCGACGGCCTGCCGGTGGCGGCTGGGCATCGTGCGATGACGTCCGCCGTGGGATGTCAGGCGAAGCTCCAGCGGGTGGCGCCGTGCGGTTCGGCGGAGGCGACGCCGACGGCGCTGTGCGGAGTGATGAAGTAGACGCGCCAGGGCGGCGGGCCGGCGCTCGGGGCACTGAAGGGTGCGGTGAAGGCACCGTCCCGCACTTCGGCGGGCCAGCCCACCTCTCGGTAGCGGTGCGCGACTCGTTCCAGGGTCTCCGTGGCGGTGACGAGGGCGGCCGTGCCCTCGACGACGAGATCGAGTCCGGGCAGGGCGAAGGCGACGGTGCAGAACGGATTCGTCGCGAGGTTGCGGGACTTCCGGGTCGACTCCCCACTGACGATGTAGACGCCGTCGTCGAGCCACAGGGCGCCGATGCCGGTCGTGTGGGGGCGGCCGTCGGGCCGACAGGTGCTCAGGAAGACCGAGTTGTCCGGACCTGCGGCGAAACCTTCCAATGCCTGCCGCGCCCGCGCCCACGGCAACGGGGCGTTGCCGTAACCATCCAGGTTGACCGCTTCTGTTCGCACGATATTCCTCCAAGGGTAGGGATATACGTACCGACGGGCCGGGCAGCCGGAATTCATCGCGGCAGATGTGCGCCCTCGGAGGAGCCTGCTGCTTCGATTAGGTTGGAGGAATGTCGTCGGTGGAGGCCGCTCGTGCCGGGATCGTCGCGCAGTGTCGCCGGCTCGCGGCGGCGGGTTTGGTGCTCGGGACGGCAGGGAACCTGAGTGTGCGCTGCGGCGACCTGGTGGCGGTGACCGCGACCGGCGCGGTGCTGGCCGAACTCACCGAATCCGCCGTGACCGTGGTCGATGTCGACGGCGCGGTCGTGGACGGCGCGCTCGCGCCGACCTCGGAGCTGGCACTGCACGTGACCATCTACCGCACCCACGATGCCGGTGCGATCGTGCACACGCACGCCCCGCGCTCGATCGCGTTCGGACTGGTCCGCGACGAGCTCCCGGTCGTCCACTATCAGCAGCTCCCGCTCGGCGGCCCGACGCCGGTCGTCCCCTTCCACCCGTTCGGCACCCCGGAACTCGCTGCGGCCGTGCGAGATTCGCTACACGACCGGCGGGCCGCCCTCCTGGCCAACCACGGCGCGGTCACACTCGGCGCCGACCTCACCGAGGCGGTCGACAACACGCTCCTACTGGAGTGGGCCTGCGGAATCTACCTCGACGCCGCCACCGCGGGCCCACCACGCGCCTTGACCCCCGACCAGCAGAACGCCGTCCGCGAGATCACCGACCACCTCGGCTACGGAACGACGAAACCGGCCGGCCACGACCTGCCGAACACCCACCACCAACAGCACGGCCTCCTCTGACGTTTCGCACAATCCTGGGCGAGACAATGGATTTGCCCGGACCTCCCACGAGAACACCAACCTCCGCACTACCTCGCTGTTCACCTTCGCCACCATCCCCGTGGCCGTCGCACTCGCGGGGCCGCGCATCGCAGGGCGTGTCGACGCCCCGGACCTGTATCGCCGTGGGTGTTCTCGTGCTCGCCGGTACCGCCGCGTCACTCGCCGGTCGTGCCGGACGGCTCGCGACGTACGCTGCTCGCCGACGGTTGCGGTGACGGAGACAGGGGCAGGTGGGGCCAGTCGGCCACGTCCCGGCGTAACTGGCGGTCGTGGGTGGCTACCACCACGGCGGCCGGGGTGGTGTGCAGGGCCTCGGTGAGTTCGTCCACCAGGGTGATGGACAGGTGGTTGGTGGGCTCGTCGAGGAGGAGGGCGTGCGGGCGGGTTGCCAAGGCGCAGGCCAGTTCCAGGCGGCGCTGCTGGCCCATGGACAGGTCGCCGATCCGCTTGCCGGCCTCGTGCGAGGTCAGCAGGCCGAGCCCGGCCAGACCGGTGGTCTCGTCGCGGGGCAGCAGTCCGGCCGTCACCAGCTCCGCCACGTGCGTCTCGTACACCTCGCGGGCCCGGCGATGGCGTGGCAGCCGAGATTCCTGATGTAGCAGGCGAACTCGTGCCCTGCGGGCCCGGTGGACAGCACCGGTGGTGGGTGTGAGCGATCCGGCGAGCACGGCCAGCAGCGTGGACTTGCCCGCGCCGTTGGCACCCGTGATCACCAGGCGGTCACCCGAATCCAGCGACAGCTCCACCGGCCGCGGCAATCGCCCGGCGACGGTGACATTCTCGGCACGAATCAGCGTAACCCCCTGTCGGACCGGCAGTTCCGGCATGGCGAACCGCTGCGGCGGGGTCGGCGCGGTGACCCGGTGCCGCTCCAGCTCGTCCTGCCGCCGGTGCACGGCCCGCGCCACCGACCCCGCCCGCGTGGCGCGTTGATGTTTTCCGGTGCCCTTATCCGGTCGCCAGCCGGTGACCAGGCGATTCTGCGCCGCCGACAGGTCCTGGGCCAGCCGGGTGCGCTCGGCCCGCTGCTGTTCGTACTCCTGCTCCCAGCGCTCGCGCTCGGCCCGGCGGCCCTCCCGGTACCCGGCGTATCCGCCGCCGTAGACGCGGGGGCGGCCGTCGTGGGTCGGATCCAGGTCGAGGATCGTGTCCGCGACGTCCGCCAGCAGGGCCCGATCATGGCTCACCACAACCACTCCGCCCGCATGGGCGCGCAGCCGGGCGGTCAGGAACTCCAGTGCCGCGTGGTCGAGATGGTTGGTCGGCTCGTCCAGCAGCAGGAAATCGTCGCCCGCCGCCAACAGAACGGCCAACCGCACGCGATACCGCTGCCCCACCGACAAGGTCGCCAGTAGGCGATCCCGATCAGTCACGGCCCCGAGACCTTCGAGCGCGACGTCGACGCGCCGGTCGGCATCCCACGCCTCGAGCAGCTGAGCGAGATCCAGGGCGTCGCTGTACCGCTGCTCGGCGCCGGGCCGCTCCTCGGCCAGCGCCACCGTCGCCTCGTCGAGCCGCTCCATCGCCGCGCGGGCCGCCGCCAGGTGCTCGTCGACCAGATTCCCGACCGTGCGGTCGTCGTGGTCGGGCAGCTCCTGCCTGGCCAGCGCCGATGTGCCGACGCACCGCACCTCCCCCTCGTCGGGCGTGAGCAGGCCGGCGAGCACGTGCAGCAGCGTCGACTTGCCGCGCCCGTTCTCGCCGACGATCCCCCACCGCGAACCGGGCGACACCGTGATATCGACGCCGTCGAGCACGGTGCGCTCCCCGCGCCGCACCACAACGTCCGAACAGGTCAATTGCGCCCGAGCACGGGCAGGATGAGTCCAGATGATCATGATTCTTCCTCCGGGCACACGTCAGCCGCAGGGCTGAAAGAAGGTGCGCCTTGGTCGATGACTACGCACCGCGGAAACCGGTGCGACCGAACATCGAAACGGGGCCCCTCAGCAATCCGCCGACGCGGATGCGGGCCCGGAGTGATCAGAGGAAGTAAAGATGCACGAGACCCAGGATAACAAGATCGCGCCGAGGGGTCGAAGGGTTTACCGGTGACGTGCTCCACACGTCCCTGGCACCGCACGAATCCGGGCGCCGATCACGCCTCGGCCACAGGCCGGGCGCGGGGGTGACCGATCGGTCGCCGGAAACTCGCGCCGGACAGCGGCGACCGTGCAGTGTCGTTCGGGCTCCCGGTCCGGCGCACGCATGATCCGTCGCGATCCGCACGTCGGCAGAGGCCCTGGTCGACAACTCGCGAAGACGCGCGTCGAGCCGGCACGATCCGCAGAGACCGGCGGCCGGACCGTCTCCGAGTTCCGAAGAAGTTCGCAGTCTGCGCCGAAACCCTCAGGGCAGGAACAACTCCCGGTCGGGTGCCGGCACCCAGAAATCGCGGGCCAGATCGCGGTCGTAGGTGTCGCGGAAGTAGGCGATCAGGTGCGAGAGGCCGGGGTGCGGGTTGGCGGTCGACCACAGCAGGGCGTGCGGGTAGGCGGGGGTGGGGTCGACGATCGGCAGTCGCCGGATGTGCGGATGCCACGGGTCGCGGAAGTTGTCGCCGCTGATGGTGGCCAGGCTGTCGGAGGCGGCGATGCGGTCGAGCATGGCCGTCATGCCCTCCGTGGGGTCCCGCCGAGCCTCGCCGCCCCGGTCCGACCGGCGGGTGGTATCGATTGTGACACCGCAGAACTCGCTCAGTTCGCGGTAGTAGTCGGCCCATTCCGACGGGACCCCGGCGCCCGGGATCCACACCGACATGCCGCCGAGTTCGGCCATCGTCACGGCGGATCGCTTGGCGAGCGGATGATTCCGTCCGACCAGCAGATGCGCGATATCCAGGTAGGCCGGGACGGCGGCGATTTCCGCCGGGAGCGGCCGCGGCCCGCCGTGCGGCCGCGCGAACGCGGCGTCGGCGCGTCCGTGCACCAGCATGTCCCGCGAGGTGACCGACATGCCCGAGATGACGATCTCGGCATCGGATTCCGGGTGGCGGTCCAGGTAGAACCGCATCTGCTCGATGGCGCCCTGCCGCTCCCCCAGGATCGCGACCCGCAGCTGCCGTGGCGCCTCCCGCACCGCCGCCACCGCCCCCTCGGCGACGGCGAGCAGCGACCGCGCATGCGGTAGCAGCCGGAGGCCGGCGGCGGTCGGGACGATCCCGGCCGGCACGCGGTCGAACAGCGCCGCACCGAGCTGCGCCTCCAGCTTGGCGATCCGCTTCGACACCGCCTGCTGGCTGATGCCCAGCAGCGCGGCGGCATGGCCGAACTGCCGCTCGTCGGCCGCGGTCACGAACGCCCGCACCGCCGTCAGGTCGAGATCCGTCATCACACCTCCCAGAACAACCATCGGTTGTGCA carries:
- a CDS encoding enoyl-CoA hydratase/isomerase family protein, which encodes MVERDFEQMKKDAEPFIKFEKDVENRIAYITFDRPDELNSTNLGMRQNYADLIHKCNADDDVKVVVIRGEGEHFGSGGDLPEQRDMLENPGMPLLHEVSINDDNVRYPPGDSYRYLATLTDHYAKASAGNRPLQELKKVSIIEAKGYCYGWHFYQAGDADLVVSSDDALFGHPAFRYVGWGPRLWWWAETMGLRKFSEMLFTGRPFTAEEMDECGFLNSVVPREDLEAETLKYALACSRSRPTDTVAVQKTFLELYKQHKGEYFGSVLTGFVESMLPMMTNDRDNYPDLTEGTFGQGLNNVVKDNDMNFPPEWRLSRSGRKKKS
- a CDS encoding cytochrome P450, which produces MSTPADPAHPEASPAHVTGPRVSLYSGEFAADPRRAYRAMRDRYGSLVPVELAPGVPATLVVGYRTALQILNDPDRFPADPRAWMQNVPSDCPVLPVLQWRPAAPRSAGADHARYRGATTAALDGVNLHGLYGIVERAAMSLINSFCSAGSADLVAQYAAPLAFEIVNAMLGCPPGISEKAAAATAAIFDGVDAEEGNRRFGEAVLELVRLKHAEPGDDVTTRLLRHPAQFDEFEMVHQVIALYGVGMGPLQGLVINALRLILTDDRFGAGVVGGSLSTRDALDQVLFEDPPLPNASVTYPRHPVMLEDTWLPAHQPVVISLAGCNDDPAIGTGDHTGNRAHLAWGAGAHGCPAKPLAYLIAQSAVDQLLDALPEVELAVPAEKLTWRPGPLHRTLVELPVAFPPSPPLHLP
- a CDS encoding mycofactocin-coupled SDR family oxidoreductase; amino-acid sequence: MGKLDGRVAFITGAGRGQGRSHAVRFAREGADIIAVDTTETVDSVPYPLADAEDLAETARLVEATGQRTIAREADIRDYDALAAAVAEGVGALGRLDIVVANAGISSPAPTLEMSEDTWQDMIDINLTGTWKTLKASVPHIIDGGRGGSVVIASSLAAMRANENMAHYSASKAGLVMLMKVMAKELAAHNIRVNTVHPTTVATEMVLNEATYRLFRPDLESPGRMDFEEAARTLNRMSVAALEPEDITATVLHLVSDDAKFVTGTTQLIDAGGAL
- a CDS encoding alpha/beta hydrolase, yielding MQADRVTFASAGTALTGYVYTPEHPAPGSACVVICPGFGGTQDTPSIIAAATAFTEAGYLAVTFDYRGFGQSDGHPRQVPDIPGQLEDVRAATEFGRSYPGVDPDRMVLWGSSLGGGHVVSAAAADPRIAAVVAQVPFNGFPKKAEGRSATATLRLLAAMFRDRLRGALGRPPLYIPAVGRTGDLAVMTGPGAEDTIAAMASETWENRVAPRALLQMARYKPGDRAPELRMPLLVCIGEYDRETVGADTVELARKAPHGELRSYPFAHFDIYRADNRTRVLDDQVAFLERVLTRAR
- a CDS encoding TetR/AcrR family transcriptional regulator; the protein is MRQVKRPEVRRSEIVAAAAELFAARGYEKTGVADIIGRLGVAKGCFYHHFSSKDEVFAACAETLSAQARTRYLALLGDLSVSPRARLLAYLDDTYDVPMRGGVLSVLHGDRFHDLHSRVAEEVVAEVRPALAALIAEGAAAGEFASGDPEFAATALIGALRGLHEVYAERADLGLRQHHDQVLELIGRMLGFAPGGQDDSGSGHGRGGSTVCRPTG
- a CDS encoding pyridoxamine 5'-phosphate oxidase family protein; this translates as MRTEAVNLDGYGNAPLPWARARQALEGFAAGPDNSVFLSTCRPDGRPHTTGIGALWLDDGVYIVSGESTRKSRNLATNPFCTVAFALPGLDLVVEGTAALVTATETLERVAHRYREVGWPAEVRDGAFTAPFSAPSAGPPPWRVYFITPHSAVGVASAEPHGATRWSFA
- a CDS encoding class II aldolase/adducin family protein is translated as MSSVEAARAGIVAQCRRLAAAGLVLGTAGNLSVRCGDLVAVTATGAVLAELTESAVTVVDVDGAVVDGALAPTSELALHVTIYRTHDAGAIVHTHAPRSIAFGLVRDELPVVHYQQLPLGGPTPVVPFHPFGTPELAAAVRDSLHDRRAALLANHGAVTLGADLTEAVDNTLLLEWACGIYLDAATAGPPRALTPDQQNAVREITDHLGYGTTKPAGHDLPNTHHQQHGLL
- a CDS encoding ABC-F family ATP-binding cassette domain-containing protein, producing the protein MIIWTHPARARAQLTCSDVVVRRGERTVLDGVDITVSPGSRWGIVGENGRGKSTLLHVLAGLLTPDEGEVRCVGTSALARQELPDHDDRTVGNLVDEHLAAARAAMERLDEATVALAEERPGAEQRYSDALDLAQLLEAWDADRRVDVALEGLGAVTDRDRLLATLSVGQRYRVRLAVLLAAGDDFLLLDEPTNHLDHAALEFLTARLRAHAGGVVVVSHDRALLADVADTILDLDPTHDGRPRVYGGGYAGYREGRRAERERWEQEYEQQRAERTRLAQDLSAAQNRLVTGWRPDKGTGKHQRATRAGSVARAVHRRQDELERHRVTAPTPPQRFAMPELPVRQGVTLIRAENVTVAGRLPRPVELSLDSGDRLVITGANGAGKSTLLAVLAGSLTPTTGAVHRARRARVRLLHQESRLPRHRRAREVYETHVAELVTAGLLPRDETTGLAGLGLLTSHEAGKRIGDLSMGQQRRLELACALATRPHALLLDEPTNHLSITLVDELTEALHTTPAAVVVATHDRQLRRDVADWPHLPLSPSPQPSASSVRREPSGTTGE
- a CDS encoding LysR family transcriptional regulator, with protein sequence MTDLDLTAVRAFVTAADERQFGHAAALLGISQQAVSKRIAKLEAQLGAALFDRVPAGIVPTAAGLRLLPHARSLLAVAEGAVAAVREAPRQLRVAILGERQGAIEQMRFYLDRHPESDAEIVISGMSVTSRDMLVHGRADAAFARPHGGPRPLPAEIAAVPAYLDIAHLLVGRNHPLAKRSAVTMAELGGMSVWIPGAGVPSEWADYYRELSEFCGVTIDTTRRSDRGGEARRDPTEGMTAMLDRIAASDSLATISGDNFRDPWHPHIRRLPIVDPTPAYPHALLWSTANPHPGLSHLIAYFRDTYDRDLARDFWVPAPDRELFLP